A window of Pseudomonas denitrificans (nom. rej.) genomic DNA:
GCGAGAGCCTCCGCGCGTACGCAAGATTGATACGGTGCTGCGCCGTCGCCGCAGCGTGCTGTTCGCCTTCACCTTCTCTCCGCCCGCCGGCTGCTGAGCCGGAAGCCGCGCGTTCGCGCCGGCATTTCCGCATTCCGATTCCGCCCTCCGGTAAGCGCCGGCGGGCTCGTTCGCATGTGTTCGCCCTACGGCCTGAGCGCCGGGGCAAGAGAAGGTTTCCATGAATACCCCAAGCCCCCTCAACAAACCGCTTCTCGCGGTGCTGCTGTTCGCCGTCTCCATCGTCGGCCTGAGCCTGGGCGCGACTTTGCCGCTGGTAGCGCTGCGCCTGCTGGACAACGGCGCCAGCGCGCTGCAGATCGGCGTCCTGTCGGCGGTGCCAGCGGCCGGCATGATCCTCGCCGCCACCCTGGTGGACCGCGCCTGCCAGCTGATGAGCCGGCGCCGCCTGTACCTGCTGTGCTTCGTGCTGTGTACCGCGAGCACCGCAGCCATCGAATTCAGCAGCCACTCCCTCTGGCTGCTGGCGGCGGCACGCCTGGCACTGGGCGTCGGCATGGGCATCGCGATCATCCTCGGCGAAGCCTGGGTCAACGAGCTGTGCGGCGAGAAGAACCGCGGCACCATCGTGGCCCTCTATGCCACCAGCTTCACCGCCTTCCAGCTGCTCGGCCCGACACTGGTGGCGCTGCTCGGCGCGCAGACGCCCTGGGTGGTGCTGCTGGTCAGCGCAGGGCACCTGATCGCCCTGGCCACCGTGGCCTTCGCCATGCCCGAGGAAGGCATTCACGAACATGTCGAGGAGCCGCGCAGCTTCTCCCTGGCCGGTTTCCTGCGGGTGGCTCCTGCGCTGTGCATGGGCGTGCTGTTCTTCTCTTTCTTCGACAGCGTGGTGCTCTCGCTCTTCCCCGTTTACGCCTCCAGTCACGGCTACGCGGTGGGCATCGCTGCGTTCATGGCGACGGTGATCC
This region includes:
- a CDS encoding MFS transporter gives rise to the protein MNTPSPLNKPLLAVLLFAVSIVGLSLGATLPLVALRLLDNGASALQIGVLSAVPAAGMILAATLVDRACQLMSRRRLYLLCFVLCTASTAAIEFSSHSLWLLAAARLALGVGMGIAIILGEAWVNELCGEKNRGTIVALYATSFTAFQLLGPTLVALLGAQTPWVVLLVSAGHLIALATVAFAMPEEGIHEHVEEPRSFSLAGFLRVAPALCMGVLFFSFFDSVVLSLFPVYASSHGYAVGIAAFMATVILLGDMLCQLPLGWLSDRLDRPTLHLACGVAAMLIGLALPWLISQPSLLWPALMLLGAVAGGVYTLALVLIGQRFRGRDLVTANAAAGMLWGVGSLLGPLLSGSLMDLGPQGVPVALALAAGLFVATAAASLRRTALRTA